The window GCTCAATGACTCGGGCAATACCTCAATTGCCGTACAAGAGAGATCCAAATGAAGCAAATTTACAAGATCCTGCATGTTGCTTGGAAGCTTTTCTAGTCTTTCACAATCACTCAACTTCAGTGTTTGTAAATTATAACATTTGCACATTGACTCTGGCAATGTCACGATAGGTGAATCAGAGAGATCCAAATAACGCAAATGGATCAAATCACCTATTGAATCGGGCAACGAATTATGGTCACGAGGAAAGAATTCAAATGACAGAACCCTTACGTGCTTCAATTGTGCAAGTAAGCGACAAGGATCGATTTTCTTTGAGGAATCATGCCTGATACCAGCATTGATTTTCAACAATGTCCTTGTATCTTGTAAATTATCACAtgcttccaagaactttgagagCGAATCACGGATGTTAAGACTATAAGAAAGATGACGAGGATAAGCCTCATGCTTGTCTGCGGTTTTGAGTTCTAAGGTTCTACAAAAGAACTTTCCACCATAGAATATTGCTAAATCATGCATGAGATCGTGCATCACGAATGAATTTTCATCGGTTTCAGAATGTTGGAGAAATGATCTCGAAACCAAATCGTTAAAATATTTATAACCGACTTCTTCTAAAGTACCTCCACTACTATTTGGTTGCTGCAAAAGACCTTCTGCCATCCACAGTAACACCAGTTCATCTCTTTCGAATTCATAGTCTTTTGGGAATAAAGAACAATATACAAAGCAACGTTTTAAGTATGAAGGGAGGTAGTGATAACTTATTCTCAATGCAGGAAGAATCCCACTATCTTTTTTGGGAAATTCCCAAATTTCACTCCTCAATATAAACTCCCAATCCGCTGCTTCTTTTCTTGCTCTTAATAAACCTCCAAGTGTTTGAGCAGCCAAAGCTAACCCATTACACTTTTTGACAATTTTTCGACCAACTACTTCTAAACCAGAACGGATATGAGGTTCAGCAGAATTAAGACATGCGTGATCTGCAAACACTGACCAGCAGTGATCATCACCCAACAAACTCAAATGGTAAGCTGGAATAGTTTTCACCATATCAGCAATCGAATCAAGACGGGTTGTTACAAGAATCTTAACACCCCCGTTACTAGATTTAAAAGGCTTTAGAAAACTTATCCAGGCATCATAATTGTTACTCCACATGTCGTCCAAAACAACCAACAACTTCTTCCCTGCTAGGACTTCCTTCAAACTCTCCTGAATTTTGTTCAACTCAGTTGAGTTGCAAGAACTAGAAGTTGCTTCCATCACAGCCTTTGTCACCTTAAGAACGTCAAATTCTTCTTGCCCATCACAAACCCATGCCTTAACATCAAATTTTTGTTTCACTCGGTCATCATTGTAAACCATCTGAGCCAAAGTAGTCTTTCCTATTCCACCCATGCCGACCATAGGAATCACGGATATTCCACCGTCATTGGTAACATCTAACAACAGTTTTACTATGGCCTCCCTGTCTTGGTCCCTGCCATATATTTGATGCACACCAACCAGAGATGTTGAGGGGATCCTCCATGACATGTCCTCCACCGGTATCTCCTTCAAGCCAAGACCATCTTTCTCATTTACAATTGACTCTAATGCAGCAATGATGTCTTCTATCTTGGTTACTATCTCATCATCACCATGCAAATTGACATTGCGAGACAGAGAGTTACCTTGAACCTTTTGAATGGCAGCTTTGGTGGTGACTTCATCAAGTATGTCTTCAGCATCGTACACAACATCCTTCAGCCTGTCCAGCCAGTGCTTCACAGCCTCCTCCTCGATCTGCCTCCGCTCGGCGTCATTGATCACAGCATGAGCAGCCTTCAGAACTGTCTCCAGCTTCTCAACCAGTTTCCGGTTAAGCTTCTTTCTCTGGATGAGGTTGACAATTAAGGGTGAAATCAGCATGTCGTAGATAGTGCCAAGTGCAGAGTTGAGAAAAGCTTCTCCCACAAATCttgcagccatgttgatctcaagattagaagaaagaaaacaaaggaaagtAGTGGAtgaatgtttgcaatgaaggtaAAGGAAGTAGTAGCAGCAGGTTCAGAAAGTGATGCTTAATTGCTTATGTATTTTGTTTTCCTTGTAGCAAAAAGACATTGACTTCACACATGCTCATTGGTCTTTGGGACAAGTTCATATGATGCTTCCGTCTCTCTTCCTCGGAAAAAAAAAGTCACATGTTTGAGGTGGAAACTCACCTGCAGTCGATTGTAGGTGAAGTTGTTTCTGGATGGTTGACACGTGTTACTATATGGTTTAAAAAAATCGGTTTAAATAGATCAAATAACTacctttaaaataattttaattctttCTGCGTGTTATTCTATGAATTTGGTATgttcttcttcattcttattgaccaatttttctttaaatttatctgaaacttttatttatttaatttttgtcaaatatatgtATACAAATTGTTTGAAAAAGTAACATTTAGTATTCTGAACAAGAAACAAAATTCACGTTTTTTTATAGAAATAGCATAAATGGTATCATCTGTCCTTTTTTTGTGTCTCTGTTTCTATCTTCTTGATGAGCTTTGTTTTATTTCCTATAACTTatattttcagttgcttttaaattaagctgtaaacaaattttaaattaaactttaaaaatatgttcaattacaaatttaccgttaaattaaattttatggtaatcaatcaattaactcttattttactaataaattattttcatgcaaattattattgatttttcaatattattctataaataaattatttttttaagataataagacGATAATTTATTTGTCtagaaattataatttcattGTCATGCacgtttttgtgtttttacttatcaactagaatttatttttaataaaactagaatttatttttaataaaacaaaagtatctaatcaaaatattaatttggtctccttaaataattgaacataatttttaataaaattttttaaaataaaatcaaccCAAGAATAGAGgcaagaaaagaacaactaatgaaaatatttattttggcaTTGCCATCAAGAATAGGATAGCCATAGAAAAAATCCAACCAAATAAAAAGGACCTAACTCATACAATCAAACTACCATCATATCATCACAATAAACTATAACATCACCAACTAAAGAGACATGCAACAAATATGAAAGAGATCATGCCAAAATTTTAACTATGCTCATGTTATCAAACAGTCCACATTATACCATAAttacatttttgttttctttttttttttgaaacaaagaaagctcaacacaataaagtggagcatcagtaacaataaataaaagaaagctaaACACAAAGAAAACTGCCTACATGAGAGATAGCTATTTCCTTGACTCTCATGTATCTGCCCTCAACACCCACTAGGATCGCTGGACGTCCATTCTTGGTAGCTCAAAACTCTCCTGCTTTGTATTTCCTCAACACCTGCTTTTTTATTGTTGAAAATTTTATCGTTCCGTTCCCTCCAGATGTTCCAGATCACTGCAAAGAACCCCGTCAGCCACTTCCTCTGCTCTTGTTTTCCCGTGCGAAATCCTGTCCAACTTTCAAACAGTCCTTTTATGGTGCCAGGAACTACATTTTTGTTTTCTACCACATGAAATTGCGATGAATTATCTTGGCATTTATGATATCTTCCTTAGACTTGTAAAGAAtctctattttcattttttctttcttcatattAACCAACTATGTTAAACACGATTCCCACAAAATCATTAACACCAAATTTCAAAGCTAATATTTTCTACGTATTCCATTTGCTAGTacaattatttctttaaaaaaataaaaaagataaatacatTCTACACATATTTTTTaggctttttatttaaataaaatagaaaaagattaattttatttgattcttttaaattaaattcaaaaacgtGAATCTTCTAAATCTATTAATACATAAATTGTGTTAGAGTAATgtgtattaaatattatattaaacacCATAATCTAAGATAATTTATACATCAAACTGTCAAAGATGTGAACAGTAGAACTCCTAAAATTGTTGTCTAATGTCCAATCAATTTCATCTTGAATATCAAAATGGTGTGATGACATAAATATGTacgtatttattaaataattttcatcattcacagaggaatgaataaaaacataaattaagaaatacatttgaaataataaatttgattaagaaatataaataagaaGAAATACCTAATTGAAAGTTTGATATTAGTTCTGAAAAAGAGATTGAAAGAGAACGAACGTGTGAAAACGAAGAAGGGAATAAAAATAACCGTTTGGTCCAATTTaaaccttttttttaaataaaccatttatataaaataaatcgaTTTTTTTAAACCATATAATAATACGTGTCAGCCATCTAGAAGCAGGCGACTGCAGGTGAGTTTCTGTCCTTTCATAATTATATGTGTGGTCCACACGGCATCCAATAGCCAATAGGATGATATTTGAATGACATTCTTTCACACGTTTCTTactttttctactatttttttttcttcaaaatatacttttattttGGCCGGTGGCTATGAGTTGAAATCAAATTTATTCAGAAAAAGTTGAAAAAGCACATCAATGATAATTATAACATTTTGTGATCTGCGCAATACGTGTAGAAGtagattatttatactatatagtatattttaataaatattatattaaaaatattttaaaaaatatattataaattgattttgaatttatttatttttaaaaaagacatagattatttatattagagttatacaAAACTGTATTTTCATTTTTGGATTTGCATTAATGACTACACTTTGTCTTTTCTTGCgatttttttgtttgtaaataattaaaaaaataaatgaacgagaatgaaaaacatataaaaatatattaaatttaaggaATTTTTGACAATTAGTATGAGAGATTAAACAATGAATAGTAGTAAGAGTCATAATATGTATAAGtcgtagaatttgaatatttgtaactgaaGTTTTCTTAAAACattttactaaatagtgattGGTTAATTTTCTTTAACACCCGAAGTTTTGCAAACTAAATAATGATTTATTTATGATTCATTATCTttgtttaggattttatttttcaaaaatatttttattaatagtaattaaattaaattttatgatattttgaatttaaaaaatttaataggacccttatatataatattcataattattggatatttttttatttaatatttaaaaattttaataatttgaaaataataaaaatttgattatttattttaaataattaagatttaaaatttaatgctTTAATCTTatgaacttttaaaaaaaatttaattgaattatcTCTAATTTAATGTTAAAgtacttattaaaaaaattaattagcaaattaataaataaataatatttttataataattttattaaaatatatttaatttttaattactattctattatctaattttattaaaattcgtAAAATTTCCTTACTTCTTTGTTTTTTTacctaaccctaattttaaatcgggcctgctacacatacaagcttacaagtttgcaagttggcccagcccaaatACAACTCACGCGCATGAAGAGAGATTGAATGGAGCGTAACATTCACGCGCTCGCCACTGAAACGGTTACGTACGCTACGAGtaatggcagactcttccacttcttccacttctcaaagaAATTCGAAGACAAAGCAACCCTTCCATTTTCGAGCGAAAATCGAAAATCAAAATATAGAACTCGTCGCTAACCTTCGAAACCTCCATCAACACACCATCAAAATCTCCATCAAGAATCTCCAGTGAAAACAAAGCAAGAATACTCAAGGTGCGTTACATTACGAACTAggttttacttttcttctacgttgttgttctagggtttactattattcttccttctttgttacactgttcttctacgttgttGTTCTAGGTTCTCCTGTTATTCTTGTTGTTCTAGAtcttctggtaactgatttttgggggtatattccgtagattgggggtgtatattgcttgaccttgtaatgttgcttgatattgaagcatgtttgagtgatacctgactgatatatatggatttatctgaatcatatctatgggtgtatctcactgttatcaatgggtgtatctgaatcatatctatgggtgtatcttactgttatcaatgggtgtatctgactcatatatatgggtgtatcttactgatatctttgggtgtatttgaCTCATATATataggtgtatcttactgatgtctttgggtgtatttttcatttcagagaaaatggcagcaagaaaccaaacaaaagaccttaagtgtgccacacatctcctaagtgataaattcagaaacatgagtgAGGAGAAGAAGGTGATTGTGAGGGATCTAggattcggtgggttgatgcacatcccaccactaagggtgcatcaccaactgttaagggagctggcaaacaacttcaaacttgggaAGAACAGACTGGaaacaggatatggttctttcaAAATAACCCCAAGAAAGATAGgtcatgcgcttggcatcaatgcaacaggtaactagctcaaaattataggtgtatattaagttgatgcttgggtgtatttaaggttgaagcttgggtgtatttgaaccgactttgatactttgttgttttcctttttgtaggaaaTCTGTTTCCTCAAAAAGTCgagtataagaaactttctgaggatgacaaaataatttttagaagattccagggtaagaccctcaaaagtcttaccgatgagatgatggatatcggcgttggcaacgaagaggaacgcctaatgttcaagagaattttcatcctctatatacagatggcgttccttttgccaacgacaataaacaaaatctcgtCTGTCCACCTGGCCCCAATTTTTCAGATGGACGGCATCTCAGAGCGAAACTGGGGGGCCATGTTTTGACCTTCATCGTcaagggcatcacagactacaagaagaaaaagaagaaggcaattgatggctgtctttttgccctgatgataatatactttcatctttcaaaaaacaaaggcaagaagagggctgaaagaccaccaaaaccatggattgccaactggagtaAGGAGCAGTTGGTCGAAAGAATGAATGCAGAAATagaggaaattttggtaagttgaacataatatgttgggtgtatatttatttatctgaatgctgctaactaaaatatctaatgtttcaggggattgtaaaCATGGCGCAaacaagagagaaaatgaaaaaaataaagaaaacagaaaaaaacaagaaatcaagaaaacaaaaaaaaggaaggcaaGTTCAACATTGTCTTCGGAGGAAAAAAAAACTACTGACAGTGAcagttctacctctgagtctgagactcaagaagactcagaggattcagcaagaaaacaccccagcaaaaaggggaaaaagtaagtaccatacttgggtgtaatttctttttcgagttgagtgtattttgtggaaccatttgggtgtatgtAGTTTATTAAGCTGGGTGTGTTTTGTTTGctgcgttgggtgtatattgtatattcagtttgggtgtatttttagtatgttctaaataatgattgtttgccttccagaatggactccagaaaaagaaagaagaggcaAGAGGAGTccgattctgattcagaatctgaatctgaatcaagtgatgagtaatgttctgaaattattactcatttcttttggcttcattataaagatttcgtgtattaactgaagtgtctcttattaacttatagaagcgaagaatcatcactggtggagaaggaaaagaaaaagaaaaagacaaaaacaacaccaaaaaaatgagcacttctttggataatattctgtgataaaattaattttttatttctgattcatactttttttttccacccagaacacaacccaaaaagaaaaaagttgttgttgagcattcatctcctgaagaagatcaatactttgatgggtacagtacctcgtaagctatattaccgtctatcatcataattatttttgttaacatcttcttttatgaatgtagtgagagatatgaaatatcaagtgaagAACTAGATGAATGGCTAAGGGGAAACGTTGAAAAAactgctgcagaggggtatgtcttgttgGGGTGTCTATTTCagattttagtgtgttttctttgctaataattgtttcttgtttcgcagggagaacgaagctgacctgcgatcgacagaaggtcgctatgtctcctctgaaacgtaagaagctttatttaataaaatcttgttatcatgatttgggtgtattttgtggaaccatttgggtgtattttgttgatcaacttgggtgtatgttgtttattgggatatttcgtttgttgtgttgggtgtatattgtgcattcagttggttgtatcttgtgcaatcatttgggtgtattttatacctgtatcttattttgtctgaataacatgaaatctaTTTAGAATACCGGCtatgaacttgggaagtgatgatccttcctctcaaggacgcacagaacagagtagtATAAACCAGCCGtcagagagcatgtaatttctctttcaaataactgttacttttgttcttctattaccttctacttctaattctgtatatattttttttagaaaaaaagccctttattattttattcgagaaaaaaaaggcaggaaaaaaaagcaaaaactgcaagtatgtaagttctcaaaaaacaaagcctgtcttctttttgaattgatCGGGTGTATTTTTtaactttctttgggtgtattttaggttgagtccggTTCAACAGTCAGCCAGTGAGCCGGCTaattcgaatatgatggttgtgagggaatAGACACCGTCGGATGCGCTTGCAATGTaagtttttcaagaatatttcaaccttataaccttattattttcaaaggcgttgttaacctttcatttttcttcttgtttagagtcccgattCAAGTTTTTGTGCCGGCGTCCCAAACAACCACTATGCCAGAACTTCAAGAAACACCTGAGATagattttgaaccaacccctatgctacagattgaagggactaaagaaacgtaagaaatagtattgggtgtatatttgtttagagtttgggtgtatatttgctaacagtttgggtgtatattgtttctgaatagttttttttacgccatgattaattttgtgtaactgtgcagcactcctgaaccccccaaacaacttcaagaaaccacacccacgcttcccccagctccaactaaaatataagttcatcagactaaaatcaatctttgcttatcatccatatattcttattcttataatacGTTATACATGATGACACAGTCATCCAGCCGCAGATGACACTGCTGCCctgatgatgatggcacggacagcatcctatgttcctaaaacagatccagtgccatcattcagccttggattgactgattcaagccaagagGGAGCGTCAACGCAGGAGATAGAAAGGGCAAAATCTCCAGAAGCTGCAAATTTGCTAGAACAATTAGACGATTTGGTCCAAAAAATAGCAAGCAGTGCggcaaaggaaaaaaataaaagtccacaaattcaaagggagactgggggagaaagttctgggaagtttgaaactcctgagGGAATAAATCAGATtacggatgatatgaaacaaaagtgctacatctgggggacgcGACTGAAGACAGACGCAGATGGCGATACTAACGAGTATGAGCACATGTGCACTCTGATTGCCCAAGATGAATACATTTTGATTAGAATGCACCTTGCatccctccaggcaaaaagttatatagaatctgaggtaatattagaataacattaatattttttacaccaaagtcaactgcaatatttattaatgtaaaattgatttcggcatatatttctagattgtatctgccatctaCCTCATCCTCaaccaaaaaaatgataaaaggtttcaagaacaaatatactgtctccccccgatattgtggtaagtgttacttctacgaattttgggtgtattttctattctaatttgggtgtattttttacgttcgattgggtgtaagttgtatagtcatttgggtgtatttaaagtattcacttgggtgtattttcagtattttATTTGTTGTTTCGCAATTATTGCAGAACATGGCCCTTTCGAAGCACCCAAATGGGAAATTTATATCACCTAAAACCAATaaagaattcagggtggaagactacccgagttttattcccttcatagatgcaaaaaaattaacttcgcatccatatgtaagttttcatttgctaaatttgttagtactgttctttacttatatgccaaataaaataacacactgttgaaatgtggcaatccttcagatttttgcacctgtttgctACTCGGGCCATTGGTGGTTATAGGTGATTGATACAACAAAGCGGAGATTTcatatacttgacccgctacacaagaaagctccaagcgatgagagaaagcagcttaataaattcactgtaagttgcctctgtcttctttactttaatagataggtctatttcattagttgtgttgggtgtatattgtccattcagttaggtgtatcttgtgcattcattcgggtgtattactgatttgttttggtatttaagggatatgtattttcaagattgagAGCATATGTCGGCGGGGAACCTCTGAAGAAAgacgagaaggagaaggaaattaaagcatcatatgttaaaatatcaggccaaaaatcaaggtataaatttgtgacactgaacattaaactttcctaaatgagatttgtaatttatttattttcttcgttttcagctatgactgcgctatctatgttatgaagtggcttgagttaattgagccggaaaacattaaaaaggggaagtatgaatgggataattggaaacaggtaactgtctttagaactatataactctgtattactttactgaattaatattgctgtttaaacagaatatactttttaattgtaggaggaggtggaccactatagagtggagtatgcttcgcggatactattcagtgagatgaataaaGAGAGGGATCAGGAAATTAGAGAGAGTAAtgctataaggctgtcgaagccatcctctgtattattgagtccgttttgtcagataaattctgctgatatagaaactgcgtaatccaactgctgggtagtttgtaaattgaacaaatgttgtaaatatttgccatttatcaacaacttctattccatgtatatttttttccatacttaaactatctgtgctgttaaactgtctgtgatgtattcaaaagctgtattacaggtggtaaaatatgaaggaaaaaatcaagacatatataaacgcaaattataaacttttacacccaacgcaagtgtaataatacacccaagattgcataaaatatgaactgtctgtgctgttaaactgtctgtgctgtatttaaaatgtataaattacaggtactaaaatatgaagaaaaacatcaaatcaaatatacacccataacctgcgaATTTTTACACCCAAATAAAGTTGAACATACACCCTGAAATCTATCCCCCCCTGATGCTTTGACactaaaaccctgaaccctagacacttaaaacctaaacccttacccctaacctgtaaaccctaaaacacaaatattatatatatgtatctatatgtaaattgtgaattaacaaaaatacacccaaaagcaCAGTGCTTCTACACCCGTATTCTgtaaaactatacacccaaagagttatcccctgctgctggtaccctgaactgataattcataacatgtccttgatattggctggaatttgaatgcaccgctgatgcagcatcaaacaggtttatctgaatataacactcacatattagctaaactattaatgagaaaaataaactcaatcgccacaaatttaaagaacattacttttacctcgcttaaaactttcgtcttcttcttctttgtggcatttgcgatctgtttgtccaactttgaacctagcctattttttggacgtcctcttgttcgaatccttggcgggctttgaagctcgtt is drawn from Arachis hypogaea cultivar Tifrunner chromosome 12, arahy.Tifrunner.gnm2.J5K5, whole genome shotgun sequence and contains these coding sequences:
- the LOC112730650 gene encoding putative disease resistance RPP13-like protein 1, with the protein product MAARFVGEAFLNSALGTIYDMLISPLIVNLIQRKKLNRKLVEKLETVLKAAHAVINDAERRQIEEEAVKHWLDRLKDVVYDAEDILDEVTTKAAIQKVQGNSLSRNVNLHGDDEIVTKIEDIIAALESIVNEKDGLGLKEIPVEDMSWRIPSTSLVGVHQIYGRDQDREAIVKLLLDVTNDGGISVIPMVGMGGIGKTTLAQMVYNDDRVKQKFDVKAWVCDGQEEFDVLKVTKAVMEATSSSCNSTELNKIQESLKEVLAGKKLLVVLDDMWSNNYDAWISFLKPFKSSNGGVKILVTTRLDSIADMVKTIPAYHLSLLGDDHCWSVFADHACLNSAEPHIRSGLEVVGRKIVKKCNGLALAAQTLGGLLRARKEAADWEFILRSEIWEFPKKDSGILPALRISYHYLPSYLKRCFVYCSLFPKDYEFERDELVLLWMAEGLLQQPNSSGGTLEEVGYKYFNDLVSRSFLQHSETDENSFVMHDLMHDLAIFYGGKFFCRTLELKTADKHEAYPRHLSYSLNIRDSLSKFLEACDNLQDTRTLLKINAGIRHDSSKKIDPCRLLAQLKHVRVLSFEFFPRDHNSLPDSIGDLIHLRYLDLSDSPIVTLPESMCKCYNLQTLKLSDCERLEKLPSNMQDLVNLLHLDLSCTAIEVLPESLSKLHNLQTLKLRECENLKKLPSKMQDLINLHHLDIEGTKIEEMPKGMSKLKDLQILCYYIAGKHEENGIGELGGLVNLQGLFRLKKLENVVDSSEAWKARMVDKKYISDLRLKWSSGEDSDIVDSQIEKDVLSKLEPHNDLKYLTIKGYRGTVFPDWVGQSRYHNMTELELNGCRNCLVFPSLGQLPSLETLLIAGFDKVKMIGGSFYKADATHQHQETPFRSLKYLSFYQMSCWEEWESYECDDDDDAPFPKLEEFYISQCPKLRGDLPTFLPSLKKLVISGCEELGCYVPRAPILRSLRISGKQEARTRDLPLSMLETLVINGEQLVNSLFEAMTHTQPTSLIELHISECSSAISFPGDSLPPSLEVLLINDCKNVEFPMQHQQHESLISLTINNSCDSLTSFAFPAFPNLKYLTIASRENLTSLEVSQSQSLKELWIEKCPKLENITRLPASLRELKIYRCQLLGEGIERKDPHIWPSISHITYIKVDSNLIDKDSTS